The Astatotilapia calliptera chromosome 14, fAstCal1.2, whole genome shotgun sequence genome includes a region encoding these proteins:
- the LOC113036993 gene encoding alpha-(1,3)-fucosyltransferase 4-like — MGIGDLWRPEGRPSIAAHGADRRSGLFRRKNRCVCVLTGVCSSVCVATVVFLLLVGVCLLYLPDALAPDPLVSLSPVTLLIWTHPFGQYRELPDCLELFQIDGCTLTDDELRYPQADAVIIHHREIATGYADLPPEPRPPAQKWIWMNFESPTHTRGLWRLGGVFNLTMSYRTDSDIFLPYGYLVPLARTERALQKSFALPLRGSYSSKLLRSRFVAWVISNWSESQARVTFYYQLRQYIQIDVFGRAGSPLPTGSVVPLAKRYLFYLALENSQHTDYITEKLWNAVLAGAVPVVLGPSRQNYERFLPPEAFIHVDDFPSVEELAQYLLMLRRSPAQMRRHLDWRRGYGVRQPTFFNEHFCTACRAVRKTRGRTNVVTDLTRWFHS; from the coding sequence ATGGGAATTGGGGATCTCTGGAGACCAGAGGGCCGCCCCTCAATTGCAGCTCACGGAGCAGACAGGCGCTCAGGGTTATTCCGGCGGAAAAACCGCTGCGTGTGTGTTCTCACAGGGGTCTGCTCCTCTGTGTGCGTGGCCACCGTGGTTTTCCTGTTACTCGTGGGAGTCTGCCTGCTCTACCTGCCGGATGCATTAGCGCCTGACCCGCTGGTTTCTCTCAGCCCGGTGACGCTGCTGATTTGGACGCATCCATTCGGTCAGTATCGAGAACTTCCGGACTGCCTCGAGCTGTTTCAGATAGACGGCTGCACGCTCACGGACGACGAGCTCAGGTACCCACAGGCTGACGCCGTGATAATTCACCACCGGGAGATTGCCACTGGCTACGCCGATCTCCCACCAGAACCGCGGCCACCTGCGCAAAAGTGGATATGGATGAACTTCGAGTCTCCCACGCACACGCGTGGACTCTGGCGTTTAGGGGGTGTTTTTAACCTCACGATGAGCTACCGGACAGACTCGGACATTTTCCTCCCCTATGGGTATCTGGTCCCCCTCGCGCGCACAGAGAGGGCTCTCCAGAAGAGCTTTGCGCTGCCGCTTCGCGGATCTTACAGCTCCAAACTCCTGCGGTCACGCTTCGTGGCCTGGGTCATCAGCAACTGGTCGGAGTCCCAGGCGCGCGTGACCTTCTACTACCAGCTGCGCCAATACATCCAGATCGATGTGTTCGGGCGCGCGGGCTCGCCGTTACCGACAGGCAGCGTGGTGCCGCTCGCCAAGCGGTACCTGTTCTACCTGGCGCTGGAGAACTCCCAGCACACCGACTACATCACGGAGAAGCTGTGGAACGCCGTGCTGGCCGGTGCAGTCCCCGTGGTGCTGGGTCCGTCCAGGCAGAACTATGAGCGTTTCCTGCCCCCCGAGGCCTTCATCCACGTGGACGACTTCCCCTCAGTGGAAGAGCTGGCCCAATACCTGCTGATGCTGAGGCGGAGCCCAGCTCAGATGAGACGGCACCTGGACTGGAGGAGGGGCTACGGCGTACGCCAGCCGACCTTCTTCAACGAGCACTTCTGCACGGCCTGCAGGGCGGTCAGGAAGACCAGAGGCAGGACTAATGTAGTCACAGACCTGACACGTTGGTTCCACTCGTGA